One Phalacrocorax carbo chromosome 26, bPhaCar2.1, whole genome shotgun sequence genomic window, TCCTCTGGGTGTGGTGTaacaagcgctgagcagagggagATAATCACTTCCCCTGGCCGTGCTAGCGCTCCTACAggccagggtgctgttggccacctttgcTGATGGCTCATCTCTTGCCTAATGGAACCCAAAGCCCTGCAGACCCTTCCCTGCAGAGCTACTACCCGCCGAGGCAGTCCCTGGCCTGTGACACTGTCGAGTCTACATCCTCTTTAGGAGCAGGACTTTGGTTGAATCTTTCCTGGATATCATGATTTTGGTGACAAAGAGGATGGCGACAGACAAGCCAACCTGAGTAAATCcagtcaccttctccttcagacAGCCAGAAATGGGATCTGAGTGAACACGGTCTGGGGCACGGCCTTTCCCTCCTCTGCACATCCTTTGGGCACTGGTGACAGGTGCATGCGACGCTGGCATTTTCCATAGGCTCAGGGAGCTCCCACAGACTCCACAGCCACTGGAAGACAATGGGGAGTGGCTTCCCTGGGACACTGGCCTGCTCACTCAGCTCCCCGCGAtgctgcccctcctgtcccatgggctgggagggattgcgtttgctcaaGTGACCCCTGGCTTGATCCCATCCCCCGCTGCCTGATCTCCTCCAGAGTCCTGCCCTGAGTCCCAGAGGCCGGGAGACCTGGCTGgggaaggctgaggcaaagagggCACAGAGAATCTCACATCTCTCTACCCCTGCCCTTACTAAATCCAGCAGTGCCCACACAGtgtctttgcttctcctttaaCTGTTCCTGAAGTAGGAAACACTCCTTACGGTGCCCTTGAGTTGCCTTTCGAGTTCAGACTGAGTTTGGAACTGGACCCTTGCTGAGTTTGGAAGGTGCTGCCCTTGAAGACgagctgtgctgagctctgcaacCATGTCACAGCTCTGGCTCTTCAATGGAACACCACATGCCCGTTTGGAGAAAGGAGATCCTTCCCTGTCACcttcctgctgtcctgtttAACGATGGGGCAATATAAGTGATTGTCGTGCCCAAATCgtttcctcacaggagaaatAACAGTGCTGGAAAGCCGTGTCTCCCCCCAGCTGAGGGGGGGAGCATCAGGGATTCCTGCaggctgtttcacagcaggttcccccggagccccagggacacctggagggagccccgaggggcagagaaagggctgccttgggctgttcctctgctgccgagctgggctgggctcctggcgtggagggagctgctggcaatgaggcagcgctgccgagagacagctctgcccaggagcagctcctctgccaagcgcagcagggctgagggcagacATGATAAATGAGAGAGGTTGAAGTCAGTCTGCAGAGGGAGGATGGCTGAGCGCTGACTGGGGGAGAAATCTTCACAGTATTTGAAACATTAAGTCTCTGGTTGTTGGCCAGTGAAGATTCAGTTGCTGGAGGGATCTCCTGAAGTTGGCACCTCCCACAGCTTTTAGGGTCTTTCAGGAGGACTCTCACAGTTTGTCtagtgcagaggaggtgtcatACTGCGGAGCTGGGTATCCCTGCTGCACCAGCCGAGGGACGGGGCaagccagccccctcctcccttctgccagGGATGGCTGCAGTGGGATGAAGGTGGGTGCgcacccagggctgcccagggctgtcctTCAGGGCAgggtccctgcaccccaggggactctgtgctggggcagggactctgCTCCATCCCCGGGTCAGCGCTCAGCCTGCCCGGGGAGCTCCCCATGGGGCCGTGGGGACAGGCTGTGGGTGGAAGGAGCGGTGCtcggcggggcagggcagggttgtgctgctgctgagagggTGCTGTGTGTGACGGGACAAGGTGGGGATTGATGTATAGAGAAGGAGCTTTCCAGGGTCTGTTTTCAATTTCCTACTTGGGGAAGGGTGAGATGATGGGGAGATGGGAGAAATAGAATAGGAGCTGTAATGTTTGAACAACTACTGAGTCTCCTGAGCTGTGACTCTGAGTGACCAGCATGTCTGCTGGGAGCCTCCTGAAGTGccttcagccactcctctgCCTTTGGACTGCACCAGCATCACCTCTGCTGGCCCCACCAGGGTTGTTCTGAGCTGCCCTTTCCCACCTGCAAAGAGGAAGATGTGCCCAGGCAGTGCCCTGCAAACAGGCAGGTTTCTGTAGGGCCAAGGTGAGTGCACAGAGGTTGGGATGGGCCTGTGAGTGCTGACAGGGAGAAGACATGGCACAGACAAACACCTCTGAGGAGGAAAATGTCCAGACAGCAGGGGTATGATCAGGGAAtgagaggaaattaaaatgagaaatgctgtgggaaggagGGCAATGTTGATGTCTGGGAGCTGGCGTGCACAGCTGGGTGAGGGTAACGCTTCCCTGAGCGCTCGGCTGTCTCTCCACTGCCTCTCTGAGCCAGACCATCACTGCATTCGTCCTTGTTTCTGCACTACCTGTGATATTGTTCCTCTTATCTAGTTCTTGCTGTCAGGCTCTTCGGTGCATGGGAGTTGCAGCAGCCAAGTCAGGCCCTGATCTTATGATTCCTCCCAGGCAAGTGTCTCCATGGGAATGAAGTGCCCAAGCTCTTCTCTaactgtggggctgtgggcaaAGCAGTCTGTGTGGCTGGGGAACGAGCTGTGTGCCCGTGACTGAGCTCTCTTCAACAGGACACTGGGGCATCTCCTTGGGGTGTCCTTCCAACCTCCAGCTTCAGGTCTCCTTGGCAAGATTTGGGTGCTGAGACCTTGCTCAGATACCTTAAGTAAGGTTGAGACATTTAGCGATCCCTCAGCTGTCAGCAGTGTCTGGTGTCTGTTCAGGGTAACATGGGAGTGCGATTGGTCTCTGACACCCAAAGGTGTCAGTGCAGGGCACTTGGGAATAAGCCCTTCCAGCAACCCTCACTTTGCCCTAAGCCGCAGTGAATCCCTTTGCCTCTTAGGCAGCTCTCACAGTCAATAACTCCAtgtgcagcagaaatgcaggaacttctgacttcagaaaaacagacatggcatgtgaagaaaattaataagcGTCCTTTCTTATACTCACTTTCCTTAGCACTGGAGTGGAGATGTGAACAAGCCCTTCTGCGATTGGCGTGGTTTTGTCTGACAAATGCTGAATATCCAGCCTGTTCCCCCGCCACATTCCCACGTACCctgtgcagcagggcagggatgacTCCTCGAGAGGCCACACACAGAGTTCTGGCTGCTCAGCCAGCACACAGTGAGGCTCAAGTCAGGGACCTGAATGAAACTTTCCCCAGAGGTATAAAAAGTTTTGCAAGACACCGTGGGAGGATCTAAAAGAAATGGCATAGTTTTTGCTCAGAGAAACCTGTCTTaacttgtctttgtcttttcctaTAGGACCCacacccagaggcagcagatgtccaacagcagctccatcaccctgttcctcctcctggcgTTCACAGAGacgcgggagctgcagctcctgcacttctggctctccctggccatctacctggctgccctcctgggcaacGGGCTCATCGTCACCGCCATCGCCTGCGACCACCGCCTCCACGCccccatgtacttcttcctcctcaacctctccctcctcgacctgggctccatctccaccactctccccaaatccatggcCAATTCCCTCTGGGACACCAGGGGCATCTCCTACGTGGGATGTGCTGcacagctctttttctttttctttttgatgtcagcagaatattttctccTCACGGTGATGGCCTACGACCGCTACGTGGCCATCTGCACACCCCTGCACTACGGgaccctgctgggcagcagagcttgtgcccacatggcagcagctgcctgggccagTGGGTTTCTCAATGCTCTGCTGCACACGGCCAGTACATTTTCactgcccctctgccatggcaatgccctggggcagttcttctgtgaaatccccCAGATCCTCAGGCTCTCCTGCTCAGACACCTACCTCAGGGAAGTCGGGATTCTTGTCGTTAGTGCCTGTTTAGtgtttggctgttttgttttcatccttttctcctATGTGCAGATCTTCAGGGCCGTGCTGAGGCtcccctctgagcagggacggcacaaagccttttccacgTGCCTCCCTCACCTGGCTGTGGTCTCCCTGTTTATCAGCACTGCCATGTTTGCCTACCTGAAGcccccctccatctcctccccatccctggacctggtggtggcagtgctgtactCGGTGGTGCCTCCAGCAGTGAACCCCCTCATCTACAGCATGAGGAACCAGGAGCTCAAGGATGCCGTGGGGAAACTGATCACTGGATGTTTTTCAGGTGCAAGAAACTGCTTGTTGCCTTCTCCACAGCACTCAGAATGGAACTCATGACAAGCCTATTTTaccttgaaatatttcagggtGTGTGCAAGTGCACAATAAAGTTTTATTATCTATCCCACTTCTAATTCACTGTCTACTGTTGAATTTGACCCAGAGATTGTGTAAATGAGGAACTGTGCTCTCTGtgtatttaaagagaaaaaaaaggaccctGCATCAACTTTTTTGTGCAAGACCCTTCCTCTGAGACCTCTATGAAGCTGCAGGGGCCGTGCCTGTGGACGTAGGTGGGGGGAAAAGAGtcccggcacagcagcactgccagggagcagcagctcttggtcttttcagagctgctctcttcCCACGTCCACACTCTCCTCCTGAGCTGCTGAGCGGGTGTAAGGCCTGAGTGCTCTTGGAGATTGGTCACGGTCCTGCTGTGTTCTAGTGCTGTGCGTTCAGGAAGGCACATAACACCACAACACCGTTTCCATCAGGAAAGGGCATCTCCTGAGTGCAGTACCTGAAGGCTTATGTCTTCTTCCAGAGTTGCTCTCAAGAGCAGGCCCAAGAATGCTCTCAAGAGCATGCCCAAGGAATCGGTTCATTGTTTTGCTTGCTCTCCATGGGCTCAGTGTGATGAGGTCATGGTCCCAGTAGGGCCTTCAAGGGACTGAGGGCTGGTTCAGGTGCTGCTTGTTGGTGGCCAGCACCCATGCAGGTGGTGAATGGTCTCTGACTGACCCTCCTGGGGCTCTGGAGCATGTGACAGGGCTGATGGCAGGTGAATGCTTTTCTGGAGGGACTtgggagctgccaggagagcagaggggatgtGCAGGGAGGGACAGCGTGTGCCAGGGAGTTGGCAGTGAATGGACCCCACTGAGCACCAGCCTCTCCAGCACGGTGTCGCCCAGAAACAACACTCTAGATCTGGGTGTGAAGTGGCAAACAGGAGCTCAGCAAGCCCAGGGGacacagcaggcacagggaAAGGAGTCTGGTGGGTGATTTGTCTTACCCCCAGTGAACCACAGCCCACTTTCTCTGCAGCGCAGCACTGCCAGCtcgggggctgtggggagcatgGGGGCAGGGTGCAGGAATGGGCGGCCTGGCCAGCACAGGTGTGCTTAGCTGGGAAAAGGCATCTTGTGGGGAGACGGgatgtgctgggagaggagcagggcacTGTGTGTGTGCCCGTGAGGCACGGACAGAGACATCCTTTGGTGCAGGTGCCCGGTTGGGGCAGGCTGCCCTgtccctggggcagcaggagctgcctgaggAGCCCCTGGGCCAATTCCCTCCTGTCGTGCTGGGGAGCAAGTTTGGCACGAGGGGCTGCAGAGTGCCTGGGCTGGATGAAGGTTTGTTGCCCTGATGTACTGGACcatttcttctgtggtttttgcCCCAGTGCTGGCACTCTCCTGCAGTGAAACCATGACactcctgctctctgctttcagaACCTGGGTTTTAGATGCAGTGCTCCCCTTCCTGCTCACACTGGCATCCCTTGTGTGCACCAGTGCTGCCACCCTGGGGCAGCCCTCCTGCCCGGCTGGGCACGCAGGCGGCCTTCTCCGCCTGCTCCTCTCACCTCGCTAGTGCCACTCTTTTCTACAGCCTCTCTCATCGTTGTCTAAGTGATGCCCAGAACAGCCCCCCGAGACAGTCTGACGATGCCCTTTTCCAACACCATCCCCGCCCCTGCTCAATCCTCTCACCTACAGCCTGTGGGGCAGAAAGGATGGGGGCAGGGACACACTTGACAGCTTGTTGACAGCTGGACTGAAGAAGTGGAGTATGTGGTGGGTGGGAAGTTGGCTGACTGATGAGGGTCAAATATCATCCATGGTACAAAGTCCTCCTGGCAGACACTTACTGGTTGCTTCCCTCAGTGACCAGCCCTCGACCCCCATGTGGAACCTTTTTAGTATCCCTCTGTATGATGggacaaaacacattttcaactCCTTGGGGATGATGCCAAGTTACAGGAAGACCTTGATCCATCTCACATAGTCAACTCTAGTGTGATCGACACTGTTCTAGCCACGAGTATGTAGCACAGCAGTATATGGGCTGTTATTGGAGAAGCTGACTCCATCTGAGCGACACCCAGCACAATGGTGTTCAGGGGTCTTTCCAACCCCAGTAATACTCACATTCAATGACTGTCTTGTCATTGGAGAGCTGTTTGAAGACAGAagagacagaggaagaagaaaaaaccgcgGGGCAGAAGTAGAGATATAAATGGCACCAGTATAAATACAGCAGTTCCTCTGAGGAACCTTTTTCCACTCAAAGTATTGGTAGGAAATCCCTCTGATAAATTTGATGAACCAAGCTTACTTTTATCTGCTCAGGTCCTGGGCTACAGGGCCACAAGGAGGGTGAGCGTTGGGTACGTCTTGTGTGGTCAGTTGTGTCTCGGGAACTCCCaatccaggaggaagccaaAGGCTGTGAAGGGGGCTGGGAGGTCACTTGTGCCTCTGGAGGTGACAGGCCAAGAGCAGGACCGTGGCTGGGAAAGGGACTGTGAGGTcacttctttctgaaagagcCGGTGGGTCAGCCCTTGACCCATGGCTGGGGTAGGGGCTTGTAAGCTGACACCTGCCAGCGTCTCCGAGAGGCCGGCAGGAGGCACCTGGCTGGCACAGCGACCGTGAGATCCCCTCTGCCGAAGGAGCCGGGCTCACTGCACGAAGGGGGCTTCTGTTCTGGGTGTCGTGTCTCTGCTGCCCGGGGGCCtgatggggcagcagcaggcacgcAGCTTGGCCGTGTCTATGGAGAAGCTGAAGGGCGGCAGCCTGCGGGGATGACGGTGAGGTTACTTCTGGTGCTCAGGGGAAAGGCCACGGGAAGGCTGCCGCGCTGGGACGCCTGCTTGAAGGGTGGTTTCCCAGTGGTGGAGCTTTccttggagggagggaagagcaggagagagcagcACTGCCACACAGGGCAGCCTGGGAGGTGGGGAGTGGCCATGACGAGGAAGAGATGTCCCTCAAAGGGTCGTGCTGTGGTACATGAAGCCCTCCCGAGGGAGGATGGGATCAGTCCGTCTCTGTTTCACAGAACAGAGCGTGAGGACAGACAGACGTCAGTGACTGTATGGCAATGGCAGGTGAGAGCAAGGTGGGAAGCGAGGGGGGTGTCTCCAGCGTGCAGGGACGAAGCATCGGCTGTGGGACAGCACAGGACAAGCTCTGGTAGAGATGGCAAAGAGCACTGGCaaggctgggagctgccaggagaACCCAAGGCTTTGTCCCCGTGGCTCTGGCAAGTGTCTCTGCCAGCAAGGCCTATGAGGAGACACGTTGTCCTCAGGCACGGGGGCCTCCTCGCCTCCTCGCACACCCCAGTGAGGCTGGGCGCTGCCATACCCTTGTCCTTCACTCACCATCAcagaccccacagccccctgccccaggaagggCCCTGAGCGCTGTGTGAGGGACAGGATCTGCcttccccggggctggggctcaGAGCTTGGCCTTTCTGCTTCATGAGGCAAAGCCAGGGTTTCCCCAGCATCCGAGCTGCCGGCACATTACCTTGGCCTCCCTGGAGTCACGGCTTCCAGTTATCTGCCCTAACgagtccctggggagccttTCTCAGCAATGGCCCTCCTCAGAGGGACTCAGTCCTACTTCAAGacacttcagggttttttcctgaCTTTAACTTAAGGAAAGGTTTGCGCAATCTCCTCTCAGTCCCAAGGTTGAAGGACTCGGCACCAAAGACGCGATGGGGctcattaaaagaaagcaagcccAAACGAGCTCTATTTCTTCCTCTAATTTACTTCAAGTCTTGTACAGTTAATTAGAGAAGTTTCCTGGTGACTTATGGAGAAAGGTTTCAAGGAGCTTCtaataaaaagggctttttattttaaagggtgtagattaatatttttcagtttagagAAGAGGCGATGGCAGCACTCTCCAATAGATACTGACCCAGGGTCTCTCCTAGGGAGACCTGGACTGGTCAGAGAAGCTGTCCCTTCAGGTCTGACACAGTAAGGACAACCTCCCACcgcacctccccagccccagcatgtCTCTCATCAGGCACCTGGgtcttgtgctgcttttccttacaTCAGACTGCTCCACTGGTCTCTGCAGCTGGGTGTTGCAGCTCCTTCATACCAGCTCCCACCTGCTTTCCTTTGAGAACTGGCCGCACACAGGCAAAGGGGGATGGTTGTTATTTTTTGAACAAACAAAGTAAAACCGATAAGGTTCACCATTGAAGTAAAACCCACCCCTCAATTGTATGCCAAGTACAAGCTGCCACAAATGAGGTTCACCTTCCACAAGGCAAAATCATGCAGGAAAtgtttttgacagaaaagaTATGATAAAAAAACACAGTTAAAGAGTTGGGTAAAGACACATTTAGACGGACTATGGAACAAGAGGCAGCCTTTAACTcccttctgctcaaagcagcaaCTGTGTATT contains:
- the LOC135317454 gene encoding olfactory receptor 14A16-like, whose product is MSNSSSITLFLLLAFTETRELQLLHFWLSLAIYLAALLGNGLIVTAIACDHRLHAPMYFFLLNLSLLDLGSISTTLPKSMANSLWDTRGISYVGCAAQLFFFFFLMSAEYFLLTVMAYDRYVAICTPLHYGTLLGSRACAHMAAAAWASGFLNALLHTASTFSLPLCHGNALGQFFCEIPQILRLSCSDTYLREVGILVVSACLVFGCFVFILFSYVQIFRAVLRLPSEQGRHKAFSTCLPHLAVVSLFISTAMFAYLKPPSISSPSLDLVVAVLYSVVPPAVNPLIYSMRNQELKDAVGKLITGCFSGARNCLLPSPQHSEWNS